GACCTGATTGCGCACGCTGCAAGGCCTGCTGGTGATCAGGGCGAGCTGATCGCGTTCCTCAAGGAGACTTTCGCTACGCGCACGCGGGACGATTGGGTGGAATGGTTCGCGGACAAGGATGTCGCCTTTGCCCCCGTGCTCGATTTCCGCGAGGCGCTGGACCAGCCACATATCGCCGAGCGCGAATTGCTGGTGAAAGGCCCGGAAGGCGGCCACCAGATCGCGCCGCCCATACGCTTCGCCAGCGAGGACTGGACACCGGGGAATGTACCGGAGCTTGGCGAATGAGCGCCGTTTCAGCTCTCGACGTCGATGTGCATCGAATAGGCGAAGCGTTCGCCGGGGTGATGGCTGACCGAAATCTCGAAAATGCGGCCCTTGGGATCGACATAGCATCGTATGATCCGCAGCACCGGATCGCCCTCCTCGATCTCCAGCGCGCGCGCAGTATCGGTATCGGCCGCGACCGCCTGGATATCCTGCGTAACCTTGCCCACACGAATGCCGGACATCTTCTCGATCTGGCTGAACAGCGTGCCTGCCGACAGGTCCAGCGAGGCCACGGCTTCGCCCAGCAATTCGTGGAAATAGGCATGGGTCAGCGCGATGGGGCGACGGCGCTGGGGCGAACGGCGAAGCCCGCGAAAACAGGTCCAGCTGCCCGACACGTCACCGTCGATATGGCCCGCGACCTCATCCGGGATCGAGCCGCTCCCGCCAGCTTCGTAAGCAACCTGGGAATCGCGCGCATACTGCAGGATTTCGCCCACATTGGAGAGCGGCTGGTGCAGCGCGCCGCCGCGTGCCGCCGCGGGTTGCACCGTCGTGCCGCTGCCGCGCTTCCTCTCGATAAGCCCTTCCGATTGCAGGCGTTTCAGCGCCTCTCGCACGGTGAAGC
This sequence is a window from Aurantiacibacter gangjinensis. Protein-coding genes within it:
- a CDS encoding GntR family transcriptional regulator; its protein translation is MAEATAKSPKARVPRYLQLAGELRDAILAGDFSDATPFPTETALCKEHNVSRFTVREALKRLQSEGLIERKRGSGTTVQPAAARGGALHQPLSNVGEILQYARDSQVAYEAGGSGSIPDEVAGHIDGDVSGSWTCFRGLRRSPQRRRPIALTHAYFHELLGEAVASLDLSAGTLFSQIEKMSGIRVGKVTQDIQAVAADTDTARALEIEEGDPVLRIIRCYVDPKGRIFEISVSHHPGERFAYSMHIDVES